The sequence tgacctggctgcaccagatgaaaggagccaacgccaagctcctgaggtggagcctgctcctgcaggattacgacatggacgtggtccacgtgaagggaagtgccaacctgatagcggatgcgctgtcccggagagggggccccgaacttccccaggtcactggtcacagtgaccccgctcagttcagtctcgaaggggggagagatgtgacgatgtgacgcagcagggaggggggagtgttgacctgggaatgtgccctggggacgggagacctgagagcctgtcacctgagccaggagggggagggggaggtaacacctctgcccaggaatgtggagggaggctgcagcagggaacctgctcggtgggtttagttttcagtttggggctgggtggaggaacacagggaaccccagggctggggtctaagctccctgctcccccagaaggacttcactgaggggtcctgggtgtacccacaagctctgttttggactgtgttcctgttgtccaataaaccttcggttttactggctggctgagagtctcagtgaatcccaggaagaggggtgcagggcctggactcccccacactccgtgacagtagCATCTTGCTCTTCAAGTCTCTTTGGCTTCCTCTCCTGCCTTTTtgcctcagccctggtctacactgggcagcaagggggtggggggggaggggaacggaCGGACGGACCCACccaagatatgcaacttcagctatgcaaatagcgtagctgaagtcggcaTATCTTacgtcgacttacctggccgtgaggatGGTGgcgagtcgactgctgccactccccagtcgactccgcttccgcctctcgcgagctggagttccggagttgatGGGGAGCGCTTTCGGGGATCATAAATTGATCCCTGATGGATTGATCACGACCCGATCCagtgggtagtgaagacctgccctcaGATTCAATTCTAATGGTCAAGGCTTTGTTCCTGTCGACAGTTCTGCTGTCATTGCTTTCTGATCTTCTTGCACGGTCACTGctgtttccttctctttcttttccttgttCCTTCTTCCATGCCACCCCACACATATAGACCTCCTTTTCCCAGTACATCAAACTACAATCCTTTCAAAACTCCTTCTTACAAGAACTCTCCTTTCAGAGTGACCCTATTGACTAATCAAATGTAGAAATACATAGCTCAAGACagtattttaaagtaattaaaaaaCCACCACTGAGATAATACATCTGCCACTCATAACTGTTTTAGAATATAAGATGCAAAGGACAGTATCAGTTATGCATCTTACTGGAAAAAgaacaaaacccaaaactttgTAGAATATAATGCAAAGTGAATTGCATGTTCTCTTACAGCACCAGGCTAGTGAACAGATGCATTACATGGGTTTTACACTTTCTTTTGAAACATGAGGCATTGAATATTCGCTGTGAATGCCAGATTATATAGACAATTTGttctctgaggccttgtctaaactagagcggaaattcgatctaagctacgcaatatgagttatgtgaatagcgtaactcaaatcaacatagcttagatctacttactgcggggtcCACGCTACACGGTGTTGACGGGAGACACTCTCTCTCTTcattagacccactaaatcgatcgCCGCTCGTggatcccccggtaagtgtagacaagccctgaataatATTTCCTGTACTTCTCTAAGGAAAACCTACCTACACACTATGTACACCATAAACAGATTAAAAGCAGTAAACAGCTGTTTTCAAAAAGTAAGTGATTCTCTTTGATCTAGATATTCACACATGAAAAAGCAAGAATATTTGTTTCATGTAGGTGGTTTATTGTAAgataatttacaaatattttcaggtTTTCACCATGAATTCTTCACAGAATGATGGACAAACAGTTTTATCAATATGGATATAAGCAGGTTAAACCAACTCTCTAGAATAGCTCCTCGTTTCTTTACCTATAAAAATACAAGAAATATTTAAAGTTTACACATATATCAAGAGTATCTTTAAGTGTGCATATTAAATTATCTCCACTGTCTTTTCATGCTGCTCCACAAGCTTTGAACAGTTCTCACTTCAAATGCCCTCTGTCCTCCTAATTCCTCTTTAAACCCACTTCTTTCATGATCCTTTTAATACCAATCTCTGCACTCCTGCATTTTAActactgtaaattcttcagggggTAGGACAGTGTCTTGTCTGTGTCTTTGTAAAATGTTGTGTATGCTTATGGTGCTATAACATTTAAAACGAATGATTATTTAAGAGAGTTCAGTGGCTCAAGAATATTGGATTAAACCATAAATAGGGGCTGAGTATGTATGGACTACTTTTAATTCCTTCCCTTTCCCCGCACATTAAAGCTCTCTAGAACCATAAGGCACAATATTATAAGCCTGTTACGTATGTGGCAGTGTAGAGCAATACTgatgtttaaaaacaattttctatGGTACCACTGTGGACAAGATGCTATCTACGCTCTAATTACAGATGGGCCCATGCCAGTCACTCCCCAAACGATTGCTCCAAAGGTTTAGGAGAAGAGGGCATTTAAAATTCAGATTTCAATGTTGCAATTCAGACATATTTCTCATTTAACTGCTTCAAGATCATCAGTGCTGAACCACTTTTTGGAAGAATCTAGTTTCTACTTCATCACTTTACCTCTTGACTTTGGCTGAAACTTGCATTCCGATTATCCCCTGGTAATGTTGTTATGGGAAAAAACAGAACAAGCAGGTTAAGAAGCAACTCATGCAAACTAAGGCAAAGTTATTCTTGTGATTTAACCAAGAATGCGTCACTGAGTAgccaaattaaatacaaaataaaaagctCATTAAAAACGCGCACACATGCAGTTGTGGCACAAGCTGTTTTCCGCCATTTCTGTACACACATTAGTTATGAATGCATTGATTTATATCTTTAATTACAACAATAGTCTAATCTGCTGATTAGATGCAATATAAATTAATTCTGGGCAAGTAAACCAATTATATGGGTTATATGGCACAACCACCTCTTATCGCCCATAGTGCACAGTGTTCTGCAGTTCCTAGCAGAGTGGCAAAGTTTGGTATTTGTCAGCAAAACACACAAGAtctaaacttgttttatttaattaaaatgcacATTTACATTCAACAAGCTAAAGTTCCATCCAACAGAAGTTATCCCTCACCTTCTAATCTACACAGCAGGCTGATCTATACAGAAGAAAGGCCAATCTGCTATTAAGCCCCCCCCGAAAACAAGAATCTACACTGCACCACAGAGAGAGATTTGGGGCTGTTTGAGCCAAGGGTGGATGAAAAAAGGCCCAGGTAATTACATCTATACAATGGGGAAGAcatgggtggggaagggcagcaAAATGATGCAGCTTCATGGCTACTGAAGCTTCTCCACCTGCCAGCAGTGGTTAAGGCAAAATTTGAGCTGAATGCAGGCTTTATGCATCATACCAGTCATTGGAATTTATTAAAGCAGAATAAAGAACGCTTCAAGTATCAATGCATCATTTTTTCCTTTAGTTTTAGAACAGCTGTTCCTCCACCCTACCTATTAATACAATGTAAACAGCAGGACATTTGAACATTAAAACGACCTGAGTAAAAAGCCTTGTTGCACATTTACACATACTtacagagcagcagcaccagaaATGATCTCAATAAGCTCCTTGGTGATGACAGCTTGACGGGTACGGTTGAATGTCAAGGTCAGTTTGTCAATAATCTCAgctacaaataaaaatgttttaaaaaaattgaaatttagaTGGTTGAATCTggaaatggaaaaaattagatACACTTCCTTCTGATTATTTGAGCAGAACACAGTACAACATTGTTAAAATCACACCACCAACAACTGGGTGACCCATTGCAATTTACTAAATATTGTTAACCACCAAGGAACGGAAAAATAAAGGATACTACATGCCAAGATGTATTTTGGTAACTTATTTTGTCAGCTGAAGGTCGGCTTTAATTATAATACCTCAAACTAGCGAATGCAATGTGGTGTAATTTGTTAAAGCAATCAAGTATTTATCGTATGAGACCTCACTACCTGCTATTAAGTCTCCCGTAGCTGTGCTGCAATGTGCTCCCCCATGGGTAGCTATACTGAAACATCTTCTCAAAGGGAAAAGCTGCAGTTGTATAAGCAAGTTACCACTGTTCTGACCAGCAGAAATATCCAGTTGGGAATCTACCTGGTCTCCCATTAATTCcttcttggagctggagagggacCTCCCTCATGTGTTGACGAAAGGAGGCCAGCAAGGAAATGTACCCAAACTCCTGTTCCCCACTCCCTCACATAATAGGGGCTTTCTGAATTCATTGTGCTATTCTCCACACAATGTGACTGCATATTTAAAAACATCCTTTCCTCTAAGTACTAAAACTGAAAGCTATTTGCTTTCCCTCATTAGCAGCAATTGCTCACTTTTTGCTTTGCACTAAGCTTAGGCAATAAACATGGACACAGGAGTCATTTCTGATTGATGCACCAGCATAATGACGAAATGTTTGGGCTGCAAACACAAAGGGAGATGTTTAAATCCAAACAGTAATTTCCccttggaatttaaaaaaaaaaaagaaaagaaaaaaggatagaAGCTCTTGATCTTAGGCTGTGCAAAACCAtcttgttttacacacacacttacatttTGGGTCTAAATTATAGCTGATCAAATAATATTAACCTGAATATTTTAGTTAgcattttgggtttgttttttttttaaatcaagtcatCCAAAAAGTACCTTTGGCTTCAAGTTCCACCCCCTTTGCCACACTGCAGTACCTTAGTCCAAAAATTTGGTGGTTGTGGCCagagtaggaaaaaaaaattgattcaaCTCCTAAATTCGATTGCTTGTCCAccaacctgctgtgtgaccttgggtaagatatttaaaaatttgcttcagtttccccatgtataaaATTGAGGCAACAGTAATTGCAATGGGTTTGAGAGGCTTAATTAAAAGTTTACGGAGCTTTTAGAAATCTCAAATCAACAGACGCTGAAAAAGCGTGAAGTACTCATGGTAGTCACAGGGCCAGCCCAGTACTTTACACTGTTACACAGGAATCCTGCATTCCACTTCTAGCCAGAGCCTCTTGCTTTCCATATCAGGAGAACTGGGTACCAagaatatgatgtaactgaacAGCGGCCCCCCTTTTCTTAGGCACTGAGTAAGGCTGGTGTGTGTAGAAGGGCTGTATTGGCTGAAGAGATAGCAACTAGGATTGTGGGACATGAAGAGCAGGGGTATTGGCTAGAGCAGCGAACACTGAAAATGTACAAGAGAGATGGTGAACTTCAGCTTAATCCTGCTAGACACCCCCAAAAATATTCTTACAAGCATTTTTGCTAGCGTTGTCCATAGCAGTCATTCTGGCACTCTGCTCGCTAGTGGTGGATTCCTTCAGAGAGTAGAAGAGGATGTTTGCTAATATAAACTCCTGGTAGTTTCGCAGCACATCAGCATCAATATCATCATAGATACTAATGCTTTCTGTAAGAATAGGTAAGAGTggagattaaaaaacaacaaaaactacCGACGTGCTTTTGCTTCCTAGCACCCAACCTTGCTCACACGGACATCAAAATTTTAACAACTTCTTGTTTGACATAAAACAAGCAAAATCAAGTCCCTGTCAACAGAGGCCACATCCCAAACTAATGTTAATGTGGTAGACGTTGCAAGACATTTCAGTACGTAACCCTGTTTTGCTTACATTTGCCTGTCTGTGTTATGACAACTAACTGACAGACCATGAAAGACATGGTCTTTTAAAAGAGTTTTATTCACTGAATTGGACTGCATAGTTAATTTTACTACTTACCAGCACCAGCAACTGCATCAAGAGAGTAGAAAGGTTTTTCATCTGTCTTGTAGGAGATGACAGACCTACATGAGacaaatgatttttaaagatctttatttattattgtaaaaAAGAAGTCTCCACTGTAATTCTAATCTAAAAATTGGTGAAAAACACTTTTGTTTTCCAAAACCTGAGATTAGCGTTCTGTGGTGCTGTTGTGAACAGTTGACACCTCAAACAACCGAGAACAGGGCACTTCTTATACTACTTTTGTTGTAAAACCATCGACTATAACAGGAATAAAGAACAGAACACAGAATATAGCTCTTGGCAGGTATGTGCTTTCCAGTAATTGTTAAAGCACATCTAAGCTTACCCATGTATTATGATTGTTAGAAATCTTGacctttttaaaccaaaaaaaaaaaaaaaagaaaagaaaaaaaaagcatgtaAGATCCCATGTTTTTCAGATGATTTCACTGGACCAACATAATTCCACTTCCATATATTGTATGAGTCTACATAAAACATTCCATTCCACTACTTTCTGTACActcttaaaacaaatgaaagacaTTTGAAGACCAGTCTCAGTTTCTCTTGCCTGAATCGATTGTAGATGACAGATCCTTCATCAAATTCGTATCCAGAGTTTAGCAGCTCTGAGGCAATCAATGAAGCATCTCCAAAGCTGGGGGGTTTTCTTCCCACTTCTTTGAATGTCACCAGGAAATGTTTATTGTGTGTCCTAAAATAAAACCAAGCCTGTGTAAAAACCGAGCCAATGTGCTGTTGTAGAACCCAATTATAGGCCTTGATTTAGGTAAACACTTAAGCCACAactttaagtcccactgactttaaatggGACTACTGGTGTGCTTAAGGTTAAGCATCAGTGCTTTTCTGGATTGGGGCCTAGGTGAAAGGAATTTTTAGTTATTTAAAGTTTTGCTCGCTGGAATAGCTTCATGAGACGTACCTCTAACTTTTACAATAGCGAGAGTCTAGTCAGCAATCACACTCTCATTCCAACATAGTTCAATACAGTGCAACAATTAACATAGAACACAATTCAGCAAAAAGAACTTCAGCGTAATTG is a genomic window of Natator depressus isolate rNatDep1 chromosome 1, rNatDep2.hap1, whole genome shotgun sequence containing:
- the ATP5F1C gene encoding ATP synthase F(1) complex subunit gamma, mitochondrial isoform X1, whose product is MFSRGAAVLICQPQWGQVRNMATLKDITRRLKSIKNIQKITKSMKMVAAAKYARAERELKPARVYGVGALALYEKAEIKVPEDKKKHLIIGVSSDRGLCGAIHTSVAKAMKTEISTLSDAGKEVMVVGVGDKLRGLLQRTHNKHFLVTFKEVGRKPPSFGDASLIASELLNSGYEFDEGSVIYNRFRSVISYKTDEKPFYSLDAVAGAESISIYDDIDADVLRNYQEFILANILFYSLKESTTSEQSARMTAMDNASKNASEIIDKLTLTFNRTRQAVITKELIEIISGAAALG
- the ATP5F1C gene encoding ATP synthase F(1) complex subunit gamma, mitochondrial isoform X4, whose product is MLVVTRRLKSIKNIQKITKSMKMVAAAKYARAERELKPARVYGVGALALYEKAEIKVPEDKKKHLIIGVSSDRGLCGAIHTSVAKAMKTEISTLSDAGKEVMVVGVGDKLRGLLQRTHNKHFLVTFKEVGRKPPSFGDASLIASELLNSGYEFDEGSVIYNRFRSVISYKTDEKPFYSLDAVAGAESISIYDDIDADVLRNYQEFILANILFYSLKESTTSEQSARMTAMDNASKNASEIIDKLTLTFNRTRQAVITKELIEIISGAAALG
- the ATP5F1C gene encoding ATP synthase F(1) complex subunit gamma, mitochondrial isoform X2 — protein: MFSRGAAVLICQPQWGQVRNMATLKDITRRLKSIKNIQKITKSMKMVAAAKYARAERELKPARVYGVGALALYEKAEIKVPEDKKKHLIIGVSSDRGLCGAIHTSVAKAMKTEISTLSDAGKEVMVVGVGDKLRGLLQRTHNKHFLVTFKEVGRKPPSFGDASLIASELLNSGYEFDEGSVIYNRFRSVISYKTDEKPFYSLDAVAGAESISIYDDIDADVLRNYQEFILANILFYSLKESTTSEQSARMTAMDNASKNASEIIDKLTLTFNRTRQAVITKELIEIISGAAAL
- the ATP5F1C gene encoding ATP synthase F(1) complex subunit gamma, mitochondrial isoform X3; protein product: MFSRGAAVLICQPQWGQVRNMATLKDITRRLKSIKNIQKITKSMKMVAAAKYARAERELKPARVYGVGALALYEKAEIKVPEDKKKHLIIGVSSDRGLCGAIHTSVAKAMKTEISTLSDAGKEVMVVGVGDKLRGLLQRTHNKHFLVTFKEVGRKPPSFGDASLIASELLNSGYEFDEGSVIYNRFRSVISYKTDEKPFYSLDAVAGAESISIYDDIDADVLRNYQEFILANILFYSLKESTTSEQSARMTAMDNASKNASEIIDKLTLTFNRTRQAVITKELIEIISGAAAL